The genomic segment CATTTTGATTATCTCAAACCCGAACAAAGCCAAAAATTAGCAAAGGAGCAAGCTAAAAAACTTGGCTTATCCGCTTTAACTGATGAAAACTTAAAAACACTCGAAATTTTGACCGCACTTACCCCCGGGGATTTCACCGCTGTTGCGCGCTGTCATCGTTTTGCACCGTTTGAACGTGTAGATGATTGGCTAGATGCGTTAAAAGAAGAGTGTGAATTGAAACAAGTTAAAGTTAGTATAAAAATTGGTTTTTGAGCGAATAGATAATAATTATGTGGAATATGACTTTTTGCCAACAAGCGGGCAATCGAAAAAAGCGTAATCAAGATGCATTGTTTAATGGGGAAGCAGTGTTTCAATATCAATTGAAAAAAGCGGAAAAACGCACTATAAATCGACCGCACTTGTTGTTTGGTGTGGCTGATGGGATTTCCCATAGCCAAACGCCGCATATTGCCAGTCGATATTGGATGGAGAAGTTAAGCCATTGCGAGAGTTTAACCCAAGATTGGGTACGGTCAACACATCAGCAATTTTGCGAAGAATTGGCTGAAACTTGTTTTGGCTCTGCTACTACGTTTGTTGCGGCTGAATTAAATAATAATGGCAAAGGCAAAATTTTAAATATTGGGGATAGTCGTGCCTATCTGATTAAGTCAACAGAAGAGTGGATTCAGCTCAGCTTTGATCATATTGTTTTAAATGATTTATTAGCCGAAAGTGCGGAGAAAAAATCGAAATATTTCGCCAGAATTTACTATTGTTTGTCAGATTGTCTGGTGGCGGATTTCTTGGCAACAGATTTTCGGATTCATTGTGCAGAATTTCACTTAGAGCAAGGCGATTGCTTACTATTATGTTCTGATGGATTAACCAATTTTGTTCCTGAGATTATGCGTTTGAAAATTTGGCAAATGTTTCCTGACATGACGCAACGTTTAACGGCTTTGCGCAATTATGTACGCAAATATGCACATTATGATGATTTAACCATTGTGGTTTGCGAATATAAGAAATAATGTAATTTTTAACCGCACTTTAGCGTTTTTTTATTATCTCATAAATTTTGCATAAAAAACTCGCATTTTATAAGACACTTATGTATAATCACGCGACCCTGTGAATAGAGCGGTTTTCCCACCGCCTATTATTTTATCGAGATCACACTCGAAGGGGTGCTGATTAAGATCAACGGTTGTACTCAAATGAGTGCTGGGTATTAATATCAAATATTGGTAATTTAATTAATGAAAACTTTTGTAGCAAAACCAGAAACAGTTAAACGTGACTGGTATGTAGTAGATGCGACAGGTAAAACGTTAGGTCGTTTAGCGACTGAATTAGCTCGTCGTTTACGTGGTAAACATAAAGCAGAATACACTCCGCACGTAGATACAGGTGATTACATCATCGTTATTAATGCGGATAAAGTTGCTGTAACAGGTCGTAAAGAAACTGATAAAGTTTACTACTGGCACACTGGCTATGTAGGTGGTATCAAACAAGCGACTTTCAAAGAAATGATTGCTCGCCGTCCAGAAGCAGTGATTGAAATTGCGGTTAAAGGTATGTTGCCAAAAGGTCCATTAGGTCGCGCAATGTTCCGTAAATTAAAAGTGTATGCAGGTTCACAACATGAACACGCTGCGCAACAACCACAAGTTTTAGATATCTAATCACGGAGCATTAAAATGACAGCAGCAAATCAAAACTACGGCACAGGTCGCCGCAAAAGCTCTTCAGCTCGTGTATTTATCAAACCGGGCAGTGGTAACATCACAATTAACCAACGTTCTTTAGAAGTTTACTTCGGTCGTGAAACATCACGTATGATCGTTCGTCAACCATTAGAATTAGTTGAGTTAACAGATAAATTAGACCTTTACATCACTGTTAAAGGTGGTGGTATTTCTGGTCAAGCAGGTGCTATCCGTCACGGTATTACACGTGCGTTAATGGAATATGATGAGTCATTACGTCCAGCATTACGTGCAGCAGGTTTCGTAACTCGCGATGCTCGCCGCGTTGAACGTAAAAAAGTGGGTTTACACAAAGCACGTCGTCGCCCACAATACTCAAAACGTTAATTTTATATTTTCGTTTATATTCAAGAAATTGCAGTCCAAATGGGCTGCAATTTTTTTTGTATTTTTATTTTAAATATGAGTAAAAAATAGTTTAAGGGGTTGAAAGTAGTAATAGGATTTGTGGTAAAATAGATACGTTTTTTAACTCGAAATTTTAGAGCTTGTAAGTCAATTAAGCTCATTTTTTAACAGTCTGCTTTAAGTAGTATGATAGTAAGGCTGGAAATGCATTTTACGTCATCGGAGGAATAAATGACCAGTGCGGCAAATAAACGTTCAATAATGACTCTTTTTTCTAATAAATCAGATATTTACTGTCATCAAGTTAAAATTGTTTTAGCAGAAAAGGGTGTTGCTTACGAAACGGAAAATGTCGATCTGAATGCTGTGCCTGAAGAATTAATGGAATTAAACCCTTATGGTACACTTCCAACATTAGTAGATCGTGATTTAGTATTATTTACTTCGCGTATCATTATGGAATATCTTGATGAACGTTTTCCTCATCCACCATTAATGCCAGTTTACCCTGTAACACGTGGGAAAAGTCGCTTATTGATGTTGCGTATTGAGCAAGATTGGTATCCAACTTTAGAAAAAGCAGAAAAAGGTTCTGATATAGAACGCGAAGAAGCATTGAAACAACTTAAAGAAGAAATGCTGGCGATTGCACCTGTTTTTAATCAGTTCCCTTATTTTATGAGTGAAGAGTTTGGTCTTGTGGATTGCTATATTGCACCATTGCTATGGCGTATGAAAGAATTCGGGGTGACATTTACTGGCGCAGGGAGTAAGGCAATTAACGGCTATATGGATCGTATTTTTGGACGCGATTCATTTATACAGTCAATTGGTAATGCAGCACCGAAAAATTTAATGGATGATAAGTAATGGAATATAAATCAACACCTAAACGCCCATATTTATTGCGTGCTTATTATGATTGGTTACTCGATAATAGTTATACGCCGTATTTGGTGGTTGATGCGACTTATTATGGGGTGGATGTGCCACAAGAATATGTGAAAGACGGACAAATTGTACTCAATCTTGCACCTGGTGCAGTAGGCAATCTGGCACTTGGGAATGAAACAGTTGAATTTAGTGCGCGTTTCCAAGGTATTCCGCGCAATTTATATATTCCAATGGGCGCTGTGATTGCTATTTATGCCCGTGAAAATGGTGATGGCGTAATGTTTGAGCCAGAGTCAATTTATAATGAGCTTGATAAATCTCAAGCCATTCCAGTGAAAAGTGCGGTGGAAAAAACTCAAGATTCATCAAAATCTGTATCTCAGAAAGTAAGCTCATCGTCTAAGTCTTCATCGCATTTGAGAATTATTAAGTAATTTTATTTTTTAATAAAAGCACCACGATGATACCGTGGTGTTTTTGTTTATAAACGAGAAATTTCATCGTTGACAGGCAATGAAATCAAAAGATAACAGCTGATAGACGTATTTTTTTATGTTAGAATTCGAGCCAATTTATTAGTGTTTAGAGAAAGGAAAGAATATGAAAGTTTTAGAAGGTCAATTAAGTGCACCCAATGCAAAAATTGCAGTAGTGGTAGCACGTTTTAATCAGTTTATTAATGACAGCTTAGTGGATGGTGCAATTGATGCATTAAAACGCGTAGGTCAAGTAAAAGATGAAAATATTACTTTAGTAAAAGTACCAGGAGCTTACGAATTACCTCTCGCTGTTCGTCGTTTGGCGGATACAAAAAAATTTGATGCTATTGTTGCATTGGGGACAGTGATTCGTGGTGGTACAGCACATTTTGAATATGTTGCAGGTGAAGCAAGCAGTGGTTTAGGTCATGTCGCGTTAAATTCAGATATTCCAGTCGCTTTTGGTGTATTAACTACTGAAAATATTGAACAAGCCATTGAACGTGCAGGTACTAAAGCCGGTAATAAAGGTGCAGAAGCGGCATTAGTTGCGCTTGAAATGGTGAATCTTTTAGAACAAATCAAAGTGGCGTAATCGAGATGACACAAAAAAAACTTAGTCCACGCCGTCGTGCGCGTGAATGTACGGTACAGGCTTTATATTCTTGGTATGTGTCACAAAATGATGTGGCAGAAGTTGAACTGTCATTTGTTACAGAACAAGATTTAAAAGGGGTGGATGTGCCTTATTTCCGCAAATTGTTCCGTAATACAGTGGCAAATTTAGAGATTGTTGATGCAATAATGGCTGAATTTTTAGACCGAACTTCAGAAGAATTAACGCCGATTGAAAGAGCTATTTTACGTTTGTCCGTATATGAATTGAAATACGAACTTGATGTGCCATATAAAGTTGTGATTAATGAAGCAATTGAAGTGGCCAAAACCTTTGGTGCAGAAGACAGCCATAAATATATTAATGGTATATTAGACAAAGTTGCGCCTGCACTCGGTCGTAAATAATCTCTATAAGGTGGGCTTGCAAACTCACCCTTTTTATATCCTAACATTTCTATGACAGAGAATCCTTTATTACGCATTCGTTTGACTAATCCCATTCATTTTTTAGCTCTTGGTTTGGGTTCTGGTCTAATTCGTCCTGCTCCTGGCACATGGGGGAGTTTAGCTGGGTTACTGATTGGTATTTTACTATTATCTGTATTAGAAACATTTTCATTCGTCATTTTGACCGCACTTTCGTTTATTTTAGGCTGTTATTTATGTCAAAAGACTGCCGATGACATGGGCGTTCATGATCATGGTTCGATTGTCTGGGATGAATTTATTGGTGTATGGATTTGTTTACTGTTCATTCCTGAAATTAATTTATTTTGGAGTGTGGTTGTTTTTGTTTTGTTTCGTTTTTTTGATATTCTCAAACCTTACCCTATAAAAATCTTTGATGAAAAATTAGAAAGTGGTTTTGGCATTATGATTGATGATGTACTTGCTGCGGTTTATGCGTCAATGATGATTATCATATTGAGTGTACTATTATGATTAATTTGATGATTGTTCATTTGTTTGGGCTAATGACGCCGGGTCCTGATTTTTTCTATGTAAGTCGAATGGCAGCAAGTAATACACATCGAAATACAGTGTGTGGAATTATAGGTATTACTTGTGGTGTTGCTATTTGGGCATTAGCAGCAATGCTGGGTTTGGCTATTTTATTTGCCACGACGCCAGCGTTACACGGGATAATTATGATGTTAGGTGGAAGCTACCTGATGTACATCGGCTTACAAATGGCGAGAAGTCGCACAAATGCTGTATTTGAACCATTGAGTGATATCGAACTGAATCAAAATACGACAATTCAGAAAGAAATTATAAAAGGTTTATTAGTTAATCTTTCTAATGCAAAAGTTGTCATTTATTTTTCGAGCGTGATGTCACTCGTGTTAGTCAATATTACGGAATTGTGGCAAATGGGCTTAGCTTTTTTGATAATTATTGTAGAAACTTTTGGCTATTTTTATATCATTTCATTGCTCTTTTCTCGTGCTTTTGCAAAACGTTTTTATAGCCAATACAGCCGTTATATTGATAATGTCGCGGGTGTAATTTTCTTAGGATTTGGCGCATTTTTAGTTTATAGTGGTTTTACGGAAATTTAACTGATATTTAATAGAAGGAAAATAAGATGACATTAAGAATTGCAGTGGTCGGTGCTGGCGGTCGTATGGGGCGTCAATTAATTCAAGCGGTACACAATGCAGATAATGTAGAATTAGGTGCAGCATTTGAGCGCAAAGGTTCATCATTAGTGGGAGCGGATGCGGGCGAATTAGCAGGTATTGGCACAAATGGCATAAAAGTAGCAGAAGATTTAAATGTAGAAAAAGATAAATTTAATGTAATGATCGATTTTACACGTCCAGAAGGTTCGCTTGAACATATTAAATTCTGTGTGGCAAATAATAAGAAATTAATTTTAGGTACTACAGGTTTTGATGATGCAGGTAAAGCAGCAATTAAAGCAGCCGCTGAAAAAATTGGGATTGTGTTTGCATCAAACTATAGTGTTGGCGTGAATTTGGTTTTCAAATTATTGGAAAAAGCGGCAAAAGTGATGGGCGATTATTGTGATATCGAAATTATCGAGGCTCATCATCGTCATAAAGTTGATGCGCCATCTGGTACGGCACTTTCAATGGGCGAACATATTGCTAAAACTCTAGGTCGAGATCTAAAAACACACGGTGTTTTTTGTCGTGAAGGTATTACCGGTGAGCGTAAACGCGATGAGATCGGTTTTTCTACCATTCGTGCAAGCGATGTCGTGGGTGAACATACGGTTTGGTTTGCCGATATTGGTGAGCGAGTAGAAATTGCACATAAAGCGTCCAGTCGTATGACATTTGCTAATGGTGCAGTACGCGCAGCAAAATGGATTTCAACAAAAGAAAATGGTTTATACGATATGACAGATGTTTTAGATTTGAATAATTTATAATAAAGTGCGGTTGTTTTTATATTTGATTTAAGCGCAATCGTTTTGCTATTGAGTATTCTTTATTACTCTTTATGGGTATGTTAGACTGCAGGCGGAATGACGGTAGCTCAATAGGCACATTCGTTTTATTGTGGGGAATATCATTCGATATTCCCTTTTTTATTTTGTCGGAAAAAATTAAGATGACAACTCAAACAAAACCCACTATCGAAGTAAAACTCGGCTTTAAATGGCAGGGTTTACTTCTTGCTATTTTAGTAGGATTGGCGATTTGGTTTTGCCCAACGCCTGAAGGTTTGACACCAAAAGCATGGAGTATGCTCGCATTATTTGTGGCAACTATTGTCGCAATTATTGCTAAAGCGATGCCAATGGGAGCCGCAACATTAGTTGCTTTAGTTGTGAGTGGATTAACTGGGCTAACCCCTCTCTCAGCTAAACAAGGTGAAGTGGGTATGCTTTCAGGTTTTGCCAACGGCACAATCTGGCTCATTGGTATTGCGATGTTCTTATCTCGTGCGGTAATCAAAACTGGATTAGGTAAACGTATTGCCCTTTATTTTGTGGCTCGTTTCGGTAAAAAAATGATGGGCGTGGCTTATGGTATGGCATTAGCCGATGTGGTGATTGGTCCGGGAATTCCATCTGCATCAGCGCGTGGTGGTGGTATTATGTACCCGATTATGCAGTCTATTGCCGATGCGTATGATTCCAAACCGGGTCCAACAGCACGTCGTGCCGGAGCATTTTTGGCAATTGCAGTGTCACAAATTGATACGATTGTGTGTACAATGTTCTTAACTGCAATGGCGGGTAACCCATTAATTGCGGAACTAGCAAAAGGTCAAGGTGTAGATATTACTTGGATGACATGGTTTTTAGGTGCGATTGTCCCCGGGATTATAAGCTTAATTGTGTTGCCTTATTTTGTTTATTTGATTTATCCGCCAGAGTTAAAAGATACGCCTAAAATGGCTGAAATGGCGCGTGATGAATTAAAAATTATGGGACCGATGAGCAAAGCAGAAATTATTCTTGCGCTTGATTTCGTTTTACTGTTATTCCTTTGGACTGTCGGGGATTTGGTTTTTCATATTCCGGCAACAGTTTCAGCCTTTATCGGATTAGTCATTTTGCTCTTTACTAATATTATGACATGGAAAAATATCGTTGAAGAAACTACCGCTTGGGATACGATGTTTTGGTTTGCTGTGTTAGTAATGATGGCGAATGCGTTGAATAAATATGGTGCAATTACTTGGGTATCAAACCATATTGCTGGTTCTGTCGGCGTATTTAGTTGGCCAGTAGCATTTTCAATATTAGTATTAGTTTATTTCTATACTCGTTATTTCTTTGCTTCTGCAATGGCACATATTTCAGCTATGTATTTAGCATTCTTAGCAGCGGCTATCGCTGTCGGTACACCGCCAATGATCGCAGCGATTGGTTTAGGTTATACATCAACCTTATCAATGAGTTTGACCCAATATGCAGGTGGTCCTGGTCCAGCATTATATGGTTCAGGTTATAACAGTACAGGACAATGGTGGGGCGTAAGCTTTATTGTTTCTATTGTCTCGTTAGTCATTTGGTTTGGTGTTGGTGGTATTTGGATGAAGATGCTTGGTTGGTGGTAATTTAGAGCTCTAATTCGAGATCCGTTTCAACCTGACAACAACAAAGTAATATTTCATCAGGATTAACAAAGGCAAGGGGATGTTCTTTATAAGAGACCTTGCCTTTTTTCATTTTGACACGACAAGAACCACAATAACCGCTGCGACATTGGTATTCATGTGTTATACCATTTTGCTCCAAGGTTTCAAGTAATGAAACTTGATTGGAATGTGCCAAAATCTGAGCAGATTGTAATAATGTGATTTGATAGATTTTCATCGCTTTCCAAAAAATAAAAAGTGCGGTCAAAAAATATCAAGATTTTTAACCGCACTTTGTTTAATGGCAATTACAAGTCAAAGTCGCCAAAATCGCTCGTATCGACTTTTGAGTCAATTTGACCGACAAGATAGGAGCTCACTTCGACTTCTTGTGGCGCGACCTGCACATTGTCTGATACCAACCAAGCGTTAATCCAAGGAATTGGGTTGGAACGTGCTTGGAACGGCAACGGTAAACCAACGGCTTGCATACGGATATTGGTGATATATTCTACATATTGCACCAAAATATCTTTGTTTAAACCGATCATGGAACCATCTTTAAATAAATAATCCGCCCAAGCTTTTTCTTGTTCTGCTGCGGCAACAAATAAGTCGTAAGCCTCTTGTTTACATTCTTCCGCAATTTCGGCCATTTCAGGATCGTCTTGCCCTGCTGCCATAATATTCAAAATATGCTGGGTACCTGTTAAATGCAAGGCTTCATCACGAGCAATAAATTTGATGATCTTCGCATTACCTTCCATTAATTGGCGTTCAGCAAAGGCAAATGAACAAGCAAATGATACATAGAAACGAATGGCTTCTAGTGCATTAACGCTCATAAGGCAAAGATAAAGTTGTTTTTTCAAATTACGTAATGAAACCACACATTCTTTGCCATCTACAGTATAAGTCCCTTCACCATATAAACCATAAAGTTGGCTGTCACGAATTAAATCATCATAGTAGCGTGAAATATCTTTTGCACGTTTGATGATTTCTTCATTAGTCACGATATCATCAAAAACGATAGAAGGATCGTTGACGATATTGCGGATAATGTGTGTGTATGAGCGGCTGTGGATAGTTTCGCTAAATGTCCAAGTTTCAATCCAAGTTTCTAATTCAGGAATAGAAACTAAAGGCAATAATGCCACATTTGGACTACGACCTTGAATAGAATCCAATAGCGTTTGATATTTTAAGTTACTGATAAAAATATGTTTTTCATGTTCTGGTAATGCAGCGTAGTCAATGCGGTCTTGTGAAACGTCTACTTCTTCCGGTCGCCAAAAGAAAGAAAGTTGTTTTTCAATTAATTTTTCAAACGTTTCATATTTTTGTTGGTCGTAACGCGCTACGTTAACATTTTGACCGAAGAACATTGGTTCTTTGAGTTGATCGTTTTTAGTTTGGGAGAAAGTTGTATATGCCATAAAAATCTCGTCATAATTGATAAGAAAGTTTGGTTATTCTACCAAACTTTCATAAAAACAAAACAGCTTAATCAGTTACAATTGCGCAAAAGCCATATCTGCTGCGGCTAAAGTGCGGTCAATATCAGCATCAGAATGCGCAAGCGACATAAAGCCTGCTTCAAAGGCGGATGGCGCAAGATAAACGCCTTGCTCTAACATTAAATGGAAGAAACGGTTAAATTTTGCCGCATCACATTTCATGACTTCTTGGAAATTAGTGACCGCACTTTGTTCCGTAAAGAATAAACCAAACATACCGCCTACATATTGTGCACAGAATGGTACATTATGTTTATCAGCCAAAGCTTTTAAGCCTTCCGCTAACTTTTGAGTTTTAGTTGCTAAGATTTCTTCATTGCCTTGTTTTGCTAATTCTGTTAAACAAGCTAACCCAGCTGCCATAGCAATCGGATTACCTGATAGTGTGCCTGCTTGATAAACAGGGCCGGTTGGGGCAATGTATTCCATAATTTCACGTTTACCACCGAATGCGCCTACAGGCATGCCACCACCAATGATTTTACCTAAGCAAGTTAAGTCAGGTGTGACGCCATAATAAGATTGCGCACCGCCTAGAGCTATACGGAAACCAGTCATCACCTCGTCAATAATAAAGACGGCACCATATTGGGTACAAAGTTCGCGGAGACCTTGTAAGAAACCTTCTTGTGGTGGAATGCAGTTCATATTGCCTGCAACAGGTTCAACGATTAAGCAAGCAATTTCTGTTGGATATTGCTCAAAGGCTTGTTTGACGGAGTTTAAATCATTATAAGTGCAAGTTAAGGTATGTTTTGCAAAATCCGCAGGGACACCGGGGCCACTTGGTTGACCTAACGTTAATGCGCCAGAGCCTGCTTTAACGAGTAAGCTGTCTGAGTGACCATGATAACAGCCTTCAAATTTAATAATTTTATCGCGTTTGGTATAACCGCGAGCTAAACGAATGGCAGACATGGTTGCTTCCGTACCTGAACTCACCATGCGCACCAGTTCAATAGAGGGTATTAATTTGCAAACCAATTCCGCTAAGGTAATTTCGCCTTCTGTTGGCGCGCCAAAGCTTAAACCGTTTGGTACAGCTTTTAATACCGCATCAATAATAGCTGGATGATTGTGCCCCAATACCATTGGCCCCCAAGAACCCACGTAATCAATATACTGTTTGCCATCGGTGTCGGTAATGTAAGCACCTGCGGCTTTTTGAATAAATACAGGTGTGCCACCCACGCCTTTGAATGCACGGACAGGTGAATTTACACCACCAGGAATAACTTGTTGAGCGCGATTAAAAAGTGCGGTCGAATTTGACATGATTTTTTCCCAAATTTTTTACTAAAAGTCTGTCTATTGTACTCTAAAAATCCATATCTTAAAATGCTACTTTATGGTATGCTTTTGCACGTTTTATCAGATAAACTTTCCCCTTTAAATAAGGCATCAAAATGTTGTGGCTTAGTTTTATTTTCACTTTCATTGTTTCTTTCGCTACCATTGTAGCAATGCGTTCTGTTGCTGAAAAAATTGGCTTAGTGGATAAACCTAATTATCGTAAACGTCACCAAGGCGTTATTCCATTGTTAGGTGGTATTTCGTTGTTTATGGGAAACCTTTGCTTTTATATTTTGCAATGGGATCAAATGCGTTTGCCATGGCTTTATCTCTTTTCTTTGACGGTTTTATTGATTATTGGTTTGCTAGATGACCGTTTTGATTTGAGTGCAGCGTTGCGTGCAGTGGTACAGGCTGGATTATCGGTGGCAATGATTTATTTTGGTAAGTTATCTCTTGATAATCTCGGGCAAATTATTGGGCCGTTCCAAGTAACACTTGGTGCTGTTGGTTTTGTCATCACGGTGTTAGCGACCATTGCTGTTATCAATGCGTTTAATATGATCGATGGGATTGATGGTTTACTAGGTGGGTTATCGAGTGTTGGTTTTGCAGCCATGGGTATTTTGTTGATTATGGATAATCAATGGGATTTGGCTGTTTGGTGCTTTGCCTTAATTATTGCCTTAATTCCATATTCTATGTTTAATCTGTGTATTCCTTTTGGTAAACAATTTAAGATTTTTATGGGGGATAGTGGTAGCACATTGATCGGTTTCACCATGATTTGGATCTTATTACTAAGTACCCAAGGGCATGGTCATCCAATGAATCCTGTAACGGCATTATGGATTATTGCAATCCCACTTATCGATATGATTGCAGTGATTTATCGTCGTGTGCGAAAAGGGAAAAGTCCTTTCAAACCAGACCGTTTGCATGTACATCATTTAATGGTTCGTGCAGGTCTAACATCACGTCAGGCGTTTCTTGCTATTACGGCATTTTCTGCATTATGTGCAGGATTTGGTATCCTTGGTGAAGTATTTTATGTCAATGAATGGCTAATGTTTGCCGCATTTATCCTGTTATTTTTCTTATATCTTTATTCAATTACAAGAGCATGGCGTGTGACACGTTTTATTCGCCGTATGAAACGTCGGACTTCACGTAAGAAAGTCGTACAATAAATTAAAAAACGCTTAACTGGTCGGTTAAGCGTTTTTTATTAGAGACTGAAAAGTAGTGCGGTCAAATTTTTAGTTATTTTTTATCATCATTTTTAATATTTGAGAAAATGTTAGCTAGAATTGGACCAGATACATTATGCCAGAAACTGAATATTGCACTTGGTACCGCTGCAATAGGATTAAAGTGAGCAGCGGCAAGTGCAGCACCTAAGCCGGAATTTTGCATTCCCACCTCAATAGAAACAGCTTTGCTATCGGCAATGTTCAACCCC from the [Actinobacillus] rossii genome contains:
- the nrdB gene encoding ribonucleotide-diphosphate reductase subunit beta, encoding MAYTTFSQTKNDQLKEPMFFGQNVNVARYDQQKYETFEKLIEKQLSFFWRPEEVDVSQDRIDYAALPEHEKHIFISNLKYQTLLDSIQGRSPNVALLPLVSIPELETWIETWTFSETIHSRSYTHIIRNIVNDPSIVFDDIVTNEEIIKRAKDISRYYDDLIRDSQLYGLYGEGTYTVDGKECVVSLRNLKKQLYLCLMSVNALEAIRFYVSFACSFAFAERQLMEGNAKIIKFIARDEALHLTGTQHILNIMAAGQDDPEMAEIAEECKQEAYDLFVAAAEQEKAWADYLFKDGSMIGLNKDILVQYVEYITNIRMQAVGLPLPFQARSNPIPWINAWLVSDNVQVAPQEVEVSSYLVGQIDSKVDTSDFGDFDL
- the wecA gene encoding undecaprenyl-phosphate alpha-N-acetylglucosaminyl 1-phosphatetransferase — translated: MLWLSFIFTFIVSFATIVAMRSVAEKIGLVDKPNYRKRHQGVIPLLGGISLFMGNLCFYILQWDQMRLPWLYLFSLTVLLIIGLLDDRFDLSAALRAVVQAGLSVAMIYFGKLSLDNLGQIIGPFQVTLGAVGFVITVLATIAVINAFNMIDGIDGLLGGLSSVGFAAMGILLIMDNQWDLAVWCFALIIALIPYSMFNLCIPFGKQFKIFMGDSGSTLIGFTMIWILLLSTQGHGHPMNPVTALWIIAIPLIDMIAVIYRRVRKGKSPFKPDRLHVHHLMVRAGLTSRQAFLAITAFSALCAGFGILGEVFYVNEWLMFAAFILLFFLYLYSITRAWRVTRFIRRMKRRTSRKKVVQ
- the hemL gene encoding glutamate-1-semialdehyde aminotransferase gives rise to the protein MSNSTALFNRAQQVIPGGVNSPVRAFKGVGGTPVFIQKAAGAYITDTDGKQYIDYVGSWGPMVLGHNHPAIIDAVLKAVPNGLSFGAPTEGEITLAELVCKLIPSIELVRMVSSGTEATMSAIRLARGYTKRDKIIKFEGCYHGHSDSLLVKAGSGALTLGQPSGPGVPADFAKHTLTCTYNDLNSVKQAFEQYPTEIACLIVEPVAGNMNCIPPQEGFLQGLRELCTQYGAVFIIDEVMTGFRIALGGAQSYYGVTPDLTCLGKIIGGGMPVGAFGGKREIMEYIAPTGPVYQAGTLSGNPIAMAAGLACLTELAKQGNEEILATKTQKLAEGLKALADKHNVPFCAQYVGGMFGLFFTEQSAVTNFQEVMKCDAAKFNRFFHLMLEQGVYLAPSAFEAGFMSLAHSDADIDRTLAAADMAFAQL